From one Triticum urartu cultivar G1812 chromosome 3, Tu2.1, whole genome shotgun sequence genomic stretch:
- the LOC125546101 gene encoding carbon catabolite-derepressing protein kinase-like, whose product MDGNTGGGGHSEALKNYNLGKILGHGTFGKVMIAEHKLTGQKVAIKILNRHKMEIMEMEEKAKREIKILRLFIDFIHPHIIRVYEVTETPKDIFVVMEYCQNGELLDYIIEKGRLQEDEARRIFQQIISSVEYCHRNMVVHRDLKPENLLLDSEYNVKLVDFGLSNVMHDGHFLKTSCGSLNYAAPELISGNLYAGPEVDVWSCGVILYALLCGRVPFEDDNIPNLFKKIKGGFYILPSYLSDLAMDLIPRILIVDPMKRITIRGIRDHPWFQNRLPRYLAVPPPNTPQQAKMIDEKTLQDVVNLGYDKDHVGGSLCNRLQNEATVAYYLLLDNRFRATSGYLGADYQQPMGRSFNQITLSESARPSTKNDLPGSNDSQGSGLRPYYPVQRKWALGLQSPAQPRDIMIEVLKALQELNVRWKKNGDHNMKCRWCPGFPQVSDTSDANHSFVDGSTIMDIGDANGRLPVVIKFEIQLYKTKDDKYLLDMQRVTGPQLLFLEFCAAFLTNLRVL is encoded by the exons ATGGATGGGAACACCGGAGGAGGCGGACATTCTGAAGCATTGAAGAACTACAATCTGGGCAAAATATTAGGTCATGGCACATTCGGAAAAGTGATGATTGCAGAGCATAAGCTTACAGGACAGAAAGTTGCTATAAAGATTCTGAACCGTCATAAAATGGAAATTATGGAAATGGAAGAGAAAG CAAAGAGAGAAATCAAGATATTGAGGTTATTCATTGACTTTATTCACCCTCATATCATCCGGGTTTATGAGGTCACTGAGACACCTAAGGATATATTTGTTGTGATGGAATATTGCCAGAATGGTGAGTTATTGGATTACATTATTGAGAAAGGGCGGTTACAGGAAGATGAAGCTCGTCGAATCTTCCAGCAG ATTATATCTAGTGTTGAATACTGCCACAGAAACATGGTTGTTCATCGTGATCTAAAGCCAGAAAACTTGTTACTTGATTCTGAATATAATGTGAAACTTGTTGACTTTGGGTTAAGTAATGTGATGCATGATGGCCATTTTTTGAAGACTAGCTGCGGGAGTCTAAACTATGCTGCACCAGAG CTTATCTCAGGTAACTTGTACGCTGGACCTGAGGTTGATGTCTGGAGCTGTGGGGTGATACTTTATGCTCTTCTTTGTGGCAGAGTTCCATTTGAGGATGACAATATTCCCAACCTGTTCAAAAAGATAAAG GGAGGTTTCTATATCCTTCCAAGTTATTTATCTGATCTTGCAATGGATTTGATCCCAAGAATACTTATTGTTGATCCCATGAAGAGAATCACAATTCGTGGAATTCGGGACCACCCATGGTTTCAGAATCGCCTTCCTCGCTACCTGGCAGTGCCTCCACCAAACACGCCACAGCAAGCCAAAATG ATTGATGAAAAAACACTTCAAGACGTTGTCAATCTGGGATATGATAAAGATCATGTGGGTGGTTCGCTGTGTAATAGGCTGCAAAATGAG GCAACTGTTGCATAttacttgctcttggacaatcggTTCCGGGCTACTAGTGGCTATTTGGGGGCTGACTATCAACAACCAATG GGTAGGAGTTTTAATCAGATTACTTTATCGGAATCAGCAAGGCCAAGTACCAAGAATGATCTTCCAGGAAGCAATGATTCTCAAGGCAGTGGCTTGCGCCCATATTACCCCGTTCAAAGGAAATGGGCTCTTGGACTCCAG TCTCCAGCTCAGCCTCGTGATATAATGATTGAGGTTCTAAAGGCACTTCAGGAACTAAATGTCCGCTGGAAGAAGAATGGAGACCACAACATGAAATGCAGGTGGTGCCCTGGGTTTCCTCAGGTCAGTGATACGTCAGATGCCAACCACAGCTTTGTTGATGGCTCTACCATCATGGATATTGGAGATGCTAATGGGAGGCTACCTGTCGTGATCAAGTTTGAAATCCAG CTTTACAAGACAAAGGATGACAAGTACCTGCTGGATATGCAAAGAGTTACTGGACCTCAGCTCCTCTTCCTGGAATTTTGTGCTGCCTTCCTTACCAACCTTAGGGTTCTATAG